A single Bacillus sp. OxB-1 DNA region contains:
- a CDS encoding malate dehydrogenase — MKISIIGGAGTLGSATAFRLGQNEQVQEICLLDINDMLVTNHIMDFQNTYPEKKIYKGNYKDLAESQIIIITAGVPNRNDVTSRNEFLEGNISLFREFGKQIKRYCESAFILTVSNPVDALNYFLYREFKFKKSQLLGYTLNDSRRFEHSIRTIMKIDSAEKVFSPVIGEHGRTQVPLFSQVRINDEKVSINSQVQQAVREMVSNWFTEFNGLNIDRTTGWATAAGIGKIVDGITNNEKMKTIGSAILDGEYGIFEISMGVPVVVDQNGTVSIPEWQLTNEEKLALQWSADTIKQTIHPFVSS; from the coding sequence GCGGCGCAGGCACATTAGGCTCGGCAACCGCTTTTCGACTAGGACAAAATGAACAAGTGCAAGAAATATGCCTACTAGATATAAATGATATGTTAGTCACTAATCATATTATGGATTTTCAAAACACCTATCCTGAAAAAAAGATTTATAAAGGGAATTATAAGGATCTGGCAGAATCACAAATTATAATAATTACTGCAGGAGTACCCAATCGAAATGATGTTACTTCGAGAAACGAATTTTTAGAGGGAAACATTTCGTTATTTCGTGAATTCGGTAAACAGATTAAACGATATTGTGAAAGCGCTTTCATACTGACGGTATCCAATCCAGTGGATGCTCTTAACTATTTTTTGTATCGCGAATTTAAATTCAAAAAAAGTCAATTGCTTGGTTATACGTTGAATGATTCACGAAGGTTTGAACATTCTATTCGGACTATCATGAAAATCGATAGTGCTGAAAAAGTGTTTAGCCCTGTTATCGGAGAACATGGAAGAACCCAAGTTCCGCTTTTTAGTCAAGTTCGAATAAATGATGAAAAAGTATCGATAAATTCTCAAGTGCAGCAGGCTGTTCGAGAAATGGTAAGCAATTGGTTCACCGAATTTAATGGTCTGAATATTGACCGAACTACAGGTTGGGCCACTGCTGCCGGTATTGGAAAAATTGTAGACGGCATTACAAACAATGAAAAGATGAAGACGATAGGGTCTGCAATTCTAGATGGAGAATATGGGATTTTCGAAATAAGCATGGGAGTCCCGGTTGTCGTTGATCAAAATGGTACCGTCTCTATTCCAGAGTGGCAATTGACAAATGAGGAAAAGCTTGCTCTTCAATGGTCAGCGGATACGATTAAACAGACAATCCACCCGTTTGTATCTAGTTAA